A DNA window from Shewanella baltica contains the following coding sequences:
- a CDS encoding 23S rRNA (adenine(2030)-N(6))-methyltransferase RlmJ, which produces MLSYRHGYHAGNYADVLKHAILLQTLQLMHKKDKPLVYIDTHAGAGGYALSDEFAQKTGEYLEGVAKLWDKTDLPQSLQDYVAAVRHFNEENPDELNFYPGSPAIIDMELGPKDRMVLHELHSTDYVLLDDYFCEDRQVKVIKGDGLKGLIAAVPPLERRALVLVDPSYEMKTDYQDVAETLIKAHKRFATGVFMLWYPVVNRAQTEGMLSRLASSGIKRQLRIEQAIKPDSDEFGMTAAGLWIINPPWQLDEIATELMDYLGKTLGQADGNITVKWEVGE; this is translated from the coding sequence ATGTTAAGTTACCGCCATGGTTATCACGCTGGCAATTATGCCGATGTGTTGAAACACGCCATCTTGCTTCAAACCTTGCAGCTGATGCACAAGAAAGACAAACCACTCGTGTATATCGATACCCATGCGGGTGCAGGTGGTTATGCTTTAAGCGATGAATTTGCACAAAAAACCGGTGAATACCTCGAAGGTGTAGCTAAGCTTTGGGATAAAACTGATCTGCCGCAGTCGCTGCAGGACTATGTCGCCGCCGTGCGTCATTTTAATGAAGAAAATCCTGACGAACTCAACTTCTACCCAGGTTCGCCTGCCATTATAGACATGGAATTGGGGCCTAAAGATCGCATGGTGCTGCACGAGCTGCACAGCACTGATTATGTGTTACTGGACGATTATTTCTGCGAAGACAGACAAGTAAAAGTGATCAAAGGCGATGGCTTAAAAGGCCTTATCGCCGCAGTGCCACCCTTAGAGCGCCGCGCTCTGGTGCTCGTCGATCCTAGCTACGAGATGAAAACCGACTATCAAGATGTGGCCGAAACCCTGATCAAAGCGCATAAACGTTTTGCTACGGGCGTGTTTATGCTCTGGTATCCAGTGGTGAATCGCGCTCAGACCGAAGGCATGTTATCGCGCCTCGCCAGTAGTGGCATTAAACGTCAGCTAAGAATCGAGCAAGCAATTAAACCCGATTCGGATGAGTTTGGCATGACAGCGGCAGGGTTATGGATCATCAATCCGCCTTGGCAGTTAGATGAAATCGCAACCGAATTAATGGATTACTTAGGTAAGACGCTCGGACAAGCGGACGGTAATATCACAGTAAAATGGGAAGTCGGCGAATAA
- a CDS encoding DUF3325 domain-containing protein, which produces MPKDLLLVAIFSTAYLSFALFALSQVRHWRVVFDKALPTQREVLLLRSLGILMLSISLALSLVRDGASFGSLLWITMIGVAALAVALTLAWRPRWLRPAGKLFSFTYPDTGRVNHKMNQVKG; this is translated from the coding sequence ATGCCTAAAGACCTGCTGTTAGTCGCCATATTTAGCACGGCCTACCTCAGCTTTGCTTTGTTCGCCCTGAGCCAAGTACGGCATTGGCGCGTTGTTTTCGATAAGGCGCTACCCACTCAAAGGGAGGTGTTGCTCCTACGCAGCCTAGGTATCTTGATGCTAAGCATATCTTTAGCACTATCGCTGGTGCGCGACGGTGCCAGCTTTGGCAGTCTGCTCTGGATAACAATGATTGGCGTGGCTGCACTTGCCGTTGCTTTAACCTTAGCTTGGCGACCTCGCTGGTTACGTCCTGCGGGTAAATTATTCTCCTTCACTTACCCAGATACAGGGCGAGTTAACCATAAAATGAATCAAGTTAAAGGTTGA
- a CDS encoding energy transducer TonB — MTDQEFAPNIVQCCIALLLATFLHIALTAAVFWSPAVITPSGQAKAVGNGGIEISLGPAGSAASALPQTTAPVAEQKSEPIKEQLDKPARLPPITKKVTPTLSTKPKPIAPTPQDELTTQSEVNEQHSSPTETPSPTASAASAASANEVGQSGEANSAEQNKAASGNNMTGGGLLGDTQDYTATLLAWLEQHKEYPRTARNRRQQGTVMLYFVLDRQGRVSASRIEQSSGYQTLDAEALKMLERAQPLPAIPDAMPNETLELVVPVQFFLR, encoded by the coding sequence ATGACAGACCAAGAGTTCGCGCCGAACATAGTGCAATGCTGTATAGCTTTACTGTTAGCGACTTTTTTGCACATCGCCTTAACGGCTGCAGTGTTTTGGTCACCAGCAGTAATAACGCCCTCGGGTCAGGCTAAAGCGGTTGGCAACGGAGGGATTGAAATTTCCTTAGGGCCAGCAGGTAGCGCAGCGAGTGCTCTGCCACAAACGACGGCGCCAGTAGCTGAGCAAAAGTCTGAGCCCATTAAAGAGCAACTCGATAAACCAGCACGACTGCCACCCATAACAAAGAAAGTAACTCCCACACTAAGTACCAAACCTAAACCCATAGCGCCAACGCCTCAAGATGAGCTAACAACTCAGTCCGAGGTGAATGAGCAGCATAGCAGCCCAACCGAAACCCCATCGCCGACAGCGTCAGCAGCGTCTGCAGCGTCTGCCAACGAAGTAGGTCAAAGTGGTGAAGCTAATTCCGCAGAACAGAATAAGGCGGCCAGCGGCAATAACATGACTGGAGGAGGTTTGCTTGGCGATACCCAAGACTACACTGCGACTTTATTAGCCTGGTTGGAACAACATAAGGAATATCCGCGCACGGCACGTAATCGACGTCAGCAAGGCACAGTCATGTTGTATTTTGTGTTAGATCGCCAAGGCAGAGTCAGCGCGAGTCGAATTGAGCAAAGTTCGGGCTATCAAACATTAGATGCAGAAGCACTAAAAATGTTGGAGCGAGCCCAGCCCTTACCTGCCATACCCGATGCAATGCCAAACGAGACGTTAGAACTTGTTGTGCCAGTGCAGTTTTTCTTACGTTAA
- a CDS encoding ExbD/TolR family protein — protein MHFPERRPDQTEERILPLINVVFLLLIFFMIAGSLSVTAPFDVTPPVSQSDGVDEPDAVLILISRENKLALDNEPITEAELLARIDMLLSAEPETQVTLKVDGELSGNQLVHFTQALYSVGVKKLRLLTELGAK, from the coding sequence ATGCATTTTCCTGAACGTCGACCAGACCAAACCGAAGAACGTATTTTGCCGCTGATTAATGTGGTGTTCTTGCTGTTAATCTTTTTTATGATCGCAGGTAGCCTTTCAGTGACAGCGCCGTTTGATGTCACTCCACCGGTCTCGCAAAGTGATGGCGTAGATGAACCGGATGCAGTGCTCATCCTAATAAGCCGTGAAAACAAGCTCGCACTCGATAATGAACCGATTACGGAAGCAGAACTGTTAGCACGCATCGATATGCTGCTGTCCGCCGAGCCAGAAACCCAAGTCACGCTGAAAGTTGATGGTGAGTTATCGGGAAACCAGCTCGTACATTTTACCCAAGCCTTGTATAGCGTAGGCGTTAAAAAGCTGCGTTTATTAACTGAGCTGGGGGCCAAATGA
- a CDS encoding ExbD/TolR family protein: MQAPFSQRPRLTAHPSKRKAVISLTPLIDVVFILLVFFMLSSSFLDWRTVALDTSTAGSPAPAEQAPFLVQISADQLQLNGETITLEALQQKAQGRQPASQIVSLQPQADTPVQRLVQVLDALNAAGITPLTLVEDSNWQPAPATKAEGNNMENSH; this comes from the coding sequence ATGCAAGCGCCATTTAGTCAACGACCAAGACTCACGGCTCATCCTTCAAAACGTAAAGCTGTGATTAGCTTAACGCCACTCATTGATGTGGTGTTTATCCTATTGGTGTTTTTTATGCTGTCTTCCAGTTTTCTAGACTGGCGCACTGTGGCGCTCGATACCAGCACGGCAGGTAGCCCCGCTCCCGCTGAGCAAGCGCCATTTTTAGTACAAATTAGCGCAGACCAACTGCAACTAAACGGCGAAACGATCACACTGGAAGCATTACAGCAAAAAGCACAAGGGCGCCAGCCTGCAAGCCAGATAGTGAGCCTACAGCCGCAGGCGGATACTCCAGTACAAAGGTTAGTACAGGTATTGGATGCACTTAATGCCGCAGGGATTACGCCGCTAACACTGGTAGAAGACTCCAATTGGCAACCCGCACCTGCGACGAAAGCGGAAGGCAATAATATGGAGAACAGCCACTAA
- a CDS encoding bifunctional diguanylate cyclase/phosphodiesterase — protein sequence MLQWLKGFLFIRDRDFLNPDRTILKTSLLRIILLSGAMLTASIVLHSSLIAYQLNLAFIISITVSFLTVLFLTLWFTRKYLLASSISLLAMVIAACISILLFVPDFNLSQSGITFLYTLPLMALFLFGRKVAVIMMFFNVLPFLLLLRNQNIPPIIDIDISLPATHAYLNGLLFVFFNICIPLSAMRLLKTQKVHAQQMIQHQNALQRTLDQYAEIFENNGTASFFCNEDGVILNLNNAAKEIAGEVTLNRTRLCDIFELTEDTSTNLLAAAFPTHLKNNNGTKYLLQKASLEHHDTLLFHCHDVTEQANHAIELSRLKKHHISTHFYDLVTGLPNENHWYNPAPSTIHLDMTVALVKIDNLSQINAAFGISVGDAILKAFATELKNRFGHHAKIYRFRGASFALEFTSLPLISPENLAQQLRERIPTNLQLKHEQQIEYHLECRVGCSSGNKASPQQAAEQCLIAIKQTTQASPVMVYYIGLINNLLEASSQKAKIRDALKHNRLEMWLQPKVRADGHIISFEALARMFDEDGTMIMPNTFIPIIESSQLQAIFAIKVFRQLLQLIRSWPKNVPLVRIAFNLSGQDILSDRFFKVLIQTYMNHPELIPLLEIEITETSVFSTHKETGRRLNTLARMGVSIAIDDFGTGHASLSQLIDISADTIKIDRCFVSQMGISERHTQIVNAAILLAKSLKLNVIAEGIETEAQLLQLTALGCEQFQGYLFGKPAPANLWLKTFQMQTPTHWFANKKSAN from the coding sequence TTGCTTCAATGGCTGAAAGGTTTTTTGTTTATTAGGGATCGAGACTTTTTAAATCCTGATAGAACAATATTAAAAACCAGCTTATTGCGGATCATTCTGCTCAGTGGCGCGATGTTGACCGCTAGCATAGTGCTGCATAGCTCTTTAATTGCATATCAGTTAAACCTCGCTTTTATTATCAGCATTACGGTCAGTTTTTTAACCGTACTCTTCTTAACTTTATGGTTTACCCGCAAATATTTACTCGCCAGCTCAATCAGTCTGTTGGCTATGGTCATTGCCGCCTGCATTTCTATACTCTTGTTTGTCCCAGACTTTAACTTATCCCAGTCAGGGATTACCTTCTTATATACCTTGCCCCTAATGGCGCTTTTTCTATTTGGCAGAAAAGTAGCCGTTATCATGATGTTTTTTAATGTATTGCCTTTTTTACTGCTGCTGCGTAACCAAAATATTCCCCCGATTATTGATATTGATATCAGTCTGCCTGCGACCCACGCTTATCTGAATGGCTTGCTGTTTGTCTTTTTTAATATCTGTATTCCCTTGTCGGCGATGCGCCTGCTAAAAACCCAGAAAGTCCATGCGCAGCAAATGATCCAGCATCAAAATGCTCTGCAACGTACCTTAGATCAATATGCTGAAATCTTTGAAAATAATGGTACCGCTTCCTTCTTCTGTAATGAGGACGGCGTGATTCTCAACCTGAATAATGCGGCCAAAGAAATCGCCGGAGAGGTCACACTAAACCGCACTCGCCTATGTGACATTTTTGAACTTACCGAAGATACCAGCACAAACTTACTGGCGGCCGCGTTTCCGACCCATCTAAAGAACAACAACGGCACTAAATATCTGCTGCAGAAAGCCTCATTAGAGCACCATGACACTTTGTTGTTTCACTGCCACGATGTCACAGAACAGGCAAACCATGCGATTGAACTAAGCCGACTTAAAAAGCACCATATCAGCACACATTTCTATGATTTAGTGACCGGATTACCCAACGAGAATCACTGGTATAACCCAGCCCCAAGTACGATCCATTTGGATATGACAGTCGCCTTAGTCAAAATTGATAATCTGAGTCAAATCAATGCCGCCTTCGGTATCAGCGTCGGGGATGCCATCTTAAAAGCCTTTGCGACCGAACTCAAAAATCGCTTTGGTCATCACGCAAAAATATACCGGTTTAGGGGAGCCTCGTTTGCGCTTGAGTTTACCAGCCTGCCGCTGATCTCCCCCGAAAACCTCGCGCAGCAATTACGCGAGCGTATTCCAACGAACCTGCAGCTCAAACATGAACAACAAATTGAATATCATCTCGAGTGCCGAGTCGGTTGCAGTTCGGGTAATAAAGCCTCACCGCAGCAAGCCGCAGAGCAATGTTTAATTGCCATTAAGCAAACCACCCAAGCTAGCCCAGTCATGGTGTATTACATTGGTTTGATTAATAATCTTCTCGAAGCCTCATCGCAGAAAGCTAAAATTCGCGACGCATTGAAACACAATCGTCTGGAAATGTGGCTACAGCCTAAAGTAAGGGCCGATGGCCACATTATTAGCTTTGAAGCGCTGGCAAGAATGTTCGATGAAGACGGCACTATGATTATGCCGAACACGTTTATCCCCATCATAGAGTCATCCCAATTACAGGCGATTTTTGCGATAAAAGTCTTCAGGCAATTACTACAACTGATCCGTTCTTGGCCGAAAAATGTGCCTCTGGTCAGGATAGCCTTCAACTTATCTGGGCAGGATATTTTGTCGGATCGCTTCTTTAAGGTGTTGATCCAAACCTATATGAATCACCCCGAACTCATCCCATTATTAGAGATTGAAATCACTGAAACCTCAGTATTTTCAACCCATAAAGAAACGGGCCGACGCCTAAACACCTTAGCTCGCATGGGAGTTTCTATCGCCATTGACGATTTTGGCACTGGCCATGCGTCATTAAGCCAACTCATCGATATCAGTGCCGACACGATAAAAATCGACCGCTGCTTTGTCAGTCAAATGGGCATTAGTGAACGCCATACCCAAATTGTCAACGCCGCCATCCTGTTAGCCAAGAGCTTAAAACTCAACGTCATTGCCGAAGGTATCGAAACCGAAGCCCAGTTATTGCAACTCACGGCGTTAGGATGTGAACAATTTCAAGGCTATCTATTCGGTAAACCCGCACCCGCGAATCTATGGCTGAAAACCTTTCAAATGCAAACGCCCACACACTGGTTCGCCAATAAAAAGAGCGCCAACTGA
- a CDS encoding MotA/TolQ/ExbB proton channel family protein, which produces MILKAVLLSLVLLAVPLASWAQENTSADNSQATLPINTETHAIEQLSSVPETVVSSVQQPTEEASATDVLATSTWWNDALALLETGGTVVVILVLMSLVAMTIVLIKLIQFQRAGLWQRKPARQALALWQQGKQEEALQLAAVSRNPTAQAMAQAIRGITRQLPESLVREEVLRYGCNALFQLRRGLRPLEVIGSLSPLLGLLGTVMGMIAAFQQLQAAGNKVNPAILSGGIWEALLTTAVGLCVAIPVVALLNYLERRVDHLAHEMDNLVTQLFTPELSAASTYQAPSTVVTPLTANNKQALHASAI; this is translated from the coding sequence ATGATATTGAAAGCCGTTTTACTCTCATTGGTATTACTTGCTGTGCCACTCGCCAGTTGGGCGCAGGAAAATACCAGCGCCGATAACAGCCAAGCCACGTTACCGATCAACACTGAGACTCATGCCATTGAGCAATTGTCTTCAGTACCTGAAACGGTAGTTTCGAGTGTGCAACAGCCAACGGAGGAAGCTTCCGCTACAGATGTGTTAGCAACATCGACTTGGTGGAACGATGCCCTCGCGCTGCTAGAGACGGGCGGCACAGTAGTGGTGATATTGGTGCTGATGTCATTGGTTGCGATGACGATTGTGCTGATAAAACTTATTCAGTTTCAGCGAGCAGGTCTGTGGCAACGTAAACCCGCAAGGCAGGCATTAGCGCTATGGCAACAAGGCAAGCAGGAAGAAGCATTACAGCTTGCTGCAGTAAGCCGCAATCCCACAGCACAGGCAATGGCACAAGCAATTCGTGGCATCACACGCCAACTGCCTGAATCTTTAGTCCGCGAAGAAGTACTGCGTTATGGCTGTAATGCGCTATTTCAGTTAAGACGCGGATTGCGCCCACTAGAGGTCATAGGTTCATTATCACCACTACTGGGATTACTGGGCACGGTAATGGGTATGATCGCCGCCTTTCAACAACTCCAAGCGGCGGGTAATAAAGTGAATCCGGCGATTCTATCGGGCGGGATCTGGGAAGCCTTGCTCACCACAGCGGTCGGTTTGTGTGTCGCTATCCCAGTGGTGGCATTGCTGAACTATCTGGAGCGGCGCGTCGATCACCTCGCACATGAAATGGATAACTTAGTGACGCAACTGTTTACCCCAGAGTTATCGGCGGCCAGCACTTATCAAGCACCAAGCACTGTGGTTACACCACTCACAGCCAATAACAAACAGGCACTCCATGCAAGCGCCATTTAG
- a CDS encoding class I SAM-dependent methyltransferase — translation MTPIFFNQQYPTLVDICARWQLVYDANATFELRFESDTLSLHKRDEPKLDGIVVDFVTGAVAHRRKFGGGRGQSIAKAVGLKQGVMPSVVDGTAGLGRDAFVLASLGCTVTMVERHPVVAALLEDGLRRAYQDAEIGVWMRERMRLFHGSSLEALSKLAQEVDVVYLDPMYPHRDKSALVKKEMRVFQSLVGADLDADGLLAPALALATKRVVVKRPDYAEDLDGVKPNTVIETKKNRFDVYVKAAMK, via the coding sequence GTGACCCCGATTTTTTTCAATCAGCAATACCCAACACTTGTGGATATTTGTGCACGTTGGCAACTCGTCTACGATGCGAATGCGACCTTCGAATTGCGTTTTGAATCAGATACTTTATCACTGCATAAACGCGATGAGCCTAAGCTTGATGGCATAGTGGTGGACTTTGTGACTGGCGCCGTCGCCCATAGACGTAAGTTCGGTGGTGGTCGCGGCCAATCCATCGCTAAAGCCGTGGGATTAAAGCAAGGGGTAATGCCAAGTGTGGTTGATGGCACTGCGGGTTTAGGACGCGATGCCTTCGTGCTAGCAAGCCTTGGTTGCACTGTAACTATGGTTGAACGTCATCCTGTGGTTGCGGCATTGCTTGAAGATGGTCTGCGCCGCGCCTATCAAGATGCTGAAATCGGTGTCTGGATGCGTGAGCGGATGCGCCTGTTCCATGGTTCGAGCCTAGAAGCCCTTTCGAAATTGGCACAAGAGGTAGATGTGGTGTACCTCGACCCTATGTATCCCCACCGCGATAAATCGGCCCTTGTTAAAAAGGAAATGCGTGTATTCCAATCCTTAGTTGGTGCCGATTTAGACGCCGATGGTCTACTCGCTCCTGCTTTAGCCTTAGCAACTAAACGTGTCGTTGTTAAGCGCCCAGACTACGCCGAGGATTTGGACGGGGTTAAGCCAAATACGGTTATCGAAACTAAGAAAAACCGTTTCGATGTCTACGTAAAAGCCGCGATGAAATAG
- a CDS encoding DUF3137 domain-containing protein, whose translation MNIFTFILGSPIRTYRGHVGLSADLDELPQLEAYYEEHLAPISRKYETKRVACLKAARKRLYLSLMIVLGLTLLTVIGYYRGVAYFPPLPLLALVGLSWWSFAPTRDFKHLVQRDIYPLMFKYFGDDFVYSREMRLDMNRLVAAKVLPQYDKVSFGDYIQGRYKGVELTVNELTLTKNVQVEELDASTNRRRTVTRTETQFSGLVVELSSHKAFIGHTVVLRDRGGLANLLSDSHAGLVRVKLEDPQFEKEFDVFSTDQVESRYLLNTAFMERLQELAKHFGGNIQCAFFRNKLIMFLPNRRTRFQMQSIFNGATFSAEFSQINREMKQLFAIIEVLKLNQHTGL comes from the coding sequence ATGAATATTTTCACCTTTATTTTAGGTAGCCCGATTCGGACTTATCGGGGTCATGTTGGTTTGTCTGCGGATTTGGATGAACTTCCTCAACTCGAAGCGTATTACGAAGAACACCTAGCCCCCATTAGTCGTAAATATGAAACTAAGCGCGTGGCCTGCCTTAAGGCGGCGCGCAAACGTTTATATTTGAGTTTGATGATAGTACTTGGGCTGACCTTGCTGACTGTGATTGGCTATTACCGCGGCGTTGCTTATTTTCCTCCTTTACCCTTGCTTGCTTTAGTTGGGTTGAGCTGGTGGAGCTTTGCGCCGACTCGAGATTTTAAACATCTGGTTCAACGGGATATTTATCCACTGATGTTTAAATATTTCGGAGATGATTTTGTTTATAGCCGCGAAATGCGCCTCGATATGAATAGACTCGTTGCGGCTAAGGTATTGCCGCAATACGATAAAGTCAGTTTCGGTGACTATATTCAAGGCCGCTATAAAGGCGTTGAGCTAACTGTAAATGAACTCACCTTGACCAAAAATGTGCAAGTCGAAGAGCTGGATGCCAGCACCAATAGGCGCAGAACCGTTACCCGCACCGAAACCCAGTTTAGTGGCTTAGTGGTTGAGCTGAGTAGCCATAAAGCGTTTATCGGCCACACTGTGGTGCTGAGGGATCGCGGTGGTTTAGCGAATTTATTGTCTGACAGCCATGCTGGACTGGTGCGAGTGAAACTTGAAGATCCGCAATTCGAAAAAGAGTTCGATGTGTTTTCAACGGATCAAGTTGAGTCTCGCTATTTGCTCAATACGGCATTTATGGAGCGCTTACAGGAACTTGCCAAGCATTTTGGTGGAAATATTCAATGCGCTTTCTTTCGCAACAAGTTGATTATGTTCCTGCCAAATCGCAGAACGCGTTTTCAAATGCAGTCCATTTTTAATGGTGCGACCTTTTCAGCAGAATTTAGTCAGATAAACCGAGAGATGAAGCAACTCTTTGCTATTATTGAAGTACTTAAACTTAATCAGCACACGGGACTTTGA
- a CDS encoding lytic transglycosylase domain-containing protein: protein MLLTRSVPTRTLMAAAFLSPRSLAVLGLCLSLISSLMMSVNAEEASVKAKPRIVARYSESGIVSREGLEKLKIYQYQQANGVTVFTDKAPANNPYQILLYDCFACRPDSTIDWNGIRLFTANYDALITRAAHKHQLDPALIRAVIHAESAFNARALSRTGAMGLMQLMPETAKEMGVANAFLPEENILGGSKYLAQMLKQFNGDVALACAAYNAGPTTVVQYNGIPPYPETQAYVERVKILLKRYREQKGA, encoded by the coding sequence ATGTTGCTCACTCGCTCGGTACCGACTCGTACACTGATGGCAGCGGCCTTTTTATCGCCTCGCAGCCTTGCCGTGTTGGGTCTGTGTTTATCGCTGATATCGAGTCTGATGATGAGTGTAAACGCGGAGGAGGCGAGCGTTAAAGCTAAGCCGCGTATCGTTGCCAGATATTCAGAGAGCGGCATAGTCAGCCGTGAAGGCTTAGAAAAACTCAAGATTTATCAATACCAACAAGCCAATGGTGTCACTGTATTTACCGACAAAGCCCCTGCCAATAACCCATATCAAATTCTGTTGTATGACTGTTTTGCCTGTCGCCCCGACTCGACTATAGATTGGAATGGTATCCGTTTATTTACCGCCAATTACGATGCCCTGATCACCCGTGCTGCCCATAAACATCAACTCGACCCCGCCTTGATCCGCGCCGTGATTCACGCAGAATCAGCCTTCAATGCGCGTGCATTGTCGCGTACTGGCGCTATGGGATTGATGCAATTAATGCCTGAAACGGCTAAAGAAATGGGTGTGGCAAACGCGTTTTTACCCGAAGAAAATATCTTAGGTGGCAGTAAGTATCTGGCGCAAATGCTAAAACAGTTTAACGGGGATGTGGCCTTGGCTTGCGCGGCCTACAATGCGGGGCCGACAACTGTGGTGCAGTACAATGGCATTCCGCCCTATCCTGAAACTCAAGCTTATGTTGAGCGTGTGAAAATTCTATTGAAGCGTTATCGCGAGCAGAAGGGCGCTTAG
- a CDS encoding LemA family protein, producing MEKLLLGLTLIFIVTYLWYVSLVKKRNTALEALSGIDVQLTKRADLVPNILKIAKRFMDHEKSLLTEITELRTQLSHNYNKADPSAVKEHLVQAERLNDKMGALMVNVENYPELKSDNTMLQAMQTYNEVEAHISAARRFYNSAVSELNTAVEIFPGSIIASMASIKVMPFYEVSEAAKAPVDAAEYL from the coding sequence ATGGAAAAATTGTTATTGGGATTAACGCTGATTTTTATCGTTACCTATCTTTGGTACGTCAGCCTAGTCAAAAAGCGCAATACTGCACTCGAGGCCCTGTCGGGTATCGATGTACAGCTAACCAAACGTGCCGATCTTGTGCCTAATATTCTAAAAATCGCCAAACGATTTATGGATCATGAAAAGTCGCTGCTCACTGAAATCACCGAATTACGCACTCAGCTCAGTCATAATTACAACAAGGCCGATCCGAGTGCCGTTAAAGAGCATTTAGTTCAGGCTGAGCGGTTGAACGATAAAATGGGTGCCTTAATGGTGAATGTGGAGAACTATCCCGAGCTCAAGTCCGACAACACTATGTTGCAGGCGATGCAGACCTATAACGAGGTCGAAGCGCATATCTCTGCAGCGAGACGTTTCTATAACTCGGCAGTGTCAGAGCTTAATACTGCGGTCGAAATCTTCCCCGGCTCGATTATCGCTTCTATGGCGAGCATTAAAGTGATGCCATTCTATGAGGTGAGCGAAGCGGCAAAAGCGCCCGTAGATGCGGCCGAATACTTGTAA